From the Acidicapsa ligni genome, one window contains:
- a CDS encoding aldo/keto reductase, translated as MEFAKFGTTGLTVSRICIGTGSFGKQTEEAESYRILDKATEAGVNFIDTADLYPPGGVLGSGASEVITGRWLSNKRDQFFLGTKGGGPMGFASWDKGNSRKHLLSAIEGSLRRLNTDYVDLYSLHLDDFATPLEETVEAMDAIVRSGKARYIGVSNLLAYRLARALGLQDARKLARFVCIQPRYNLLFREVERELFRLTQEETIAVTPYNPLAGGLLTGKYKHGIAPEKGRFSNELGGVGKKYSGWYWDERKFETVGKIQEIADQQKVPITTLCTAWLMANPVVTSVIVGPSRFEHLADSLAAADYKLDSTLKAQLDEISIEHRRGDIETEQPQSNASVMPTQSSSK; from the coding sequence ATGGAATTTGCAAAGTTCGGTACCACCGGTCTGACAGTCTCTCGCATCTGCATTGGAACAGGATCATTCGGCAAACAAACAGAGGAAGCAGAGTCATACAGAATTCTCGATAAAGCAACTGAGGCAGGCGTGAACTTTATCGACACTGCAGACCTTTATCCACCAGGCGGAGTGCTCGGCAGCGGTGCCTCAGAGGTCATCACGGGTCGCTGGCTCAGCAACAAGCGCGATCAATTCTTTCTCGGAACAAAAGGCGGCGGCCCAATGGGTTTTGCGTCGTGGGACAAGGGCAACTCGCGGAAGCATCTCCTGTCTGCGATTGAAGGGTCGTTGCGCCGCCTCAATACAGATTATGTTGACCTCTACTCCCTGCACCTCGATGACTTTGCGACCCCGCTCGAAGAAACCGTCGAGGCCATGGATGCAATCGTTCGCTCAGGCAAGGCGCGCTATATCGGCGTATCGAATCTGCTGGCTTACCGCCTCGCACGAGCACTCGGCCTTCAGGATGCACGGAAGCTCGCGCGATTCGTCTGCATCCAGCCACGCTACAATCTGCTGTTTCGCGAAGTTGAGCGTGAACTTTTCCGATTGACGCAGGAAGAAACAATCGCCGTCACTCCGTACAATCCACTCGCCGGAGGACTTCTGACCGGAAAATATAAACACGGCATAGCCCCAGAAAAAGGCCGCTTCTCAAACGAGCTCGGTGGAGTTGGGAAAAAGTATTCTGGCTGGTATTGGGACGAACGAAAATTCGAAACCGTTGGAAAGATTCAGGAGATCGCCGACCAACAAAAAGTTCCCATCACGACTCTATGCACAGCGTGGCTGATGGCAAATCCTGTCGTCACCTCAGTGATTGTAGGCCCCAGCCGGTTTGAGCACCTGGCCGACTCGCTGGCCGCAGCAGACTACAAACTCGACAGCACCTTGAAAGCACAACTCGACGAGATCAGCATCGAGCACCGCAGAGGCGACATAGAGACCGAACAACCGCAATCCAATGCCTCAGTAATGCCGACTCAGTCATCGTCCAAATAA
- a CDS encoding TetR/AcrR family transcriptional regulator: MFVSKEQTALNRDSLLQAASRLFREKGIDGVGVADIAKEAGLTHGALYKHFPSKEALAAEAFKYAAANKLDSRGNRKQTFEKRLNAMFSTERIDTLAEGCPMTASASEIARQGTAVAESFTRVFKETIAEIEMLIEGPMPAAQKRHLAISALAAQIGAVAVARAIARIEPSLSEEVLKSVHKTVKPTHAIKRAKNAKVRSFQHGSRS, translated from the coding sequence GTGTTTGTTTCTAAAGAACAGACAGCACTCAACCGGGACTCACTTCTACAGGCGGCCAGCCGCTTGTTTCGTGAGAAAGGGATCGATGGTGTGGGTGTCGCCGATATCGCGAAGGAAGCAGGACTCACTCACGGAGCACTCTATAAACATTTCCCTTCGAAAGAGGCGCTCGCCGCGGAGGCATTCAAATATGCGGCGGCGAACAAGCTGGATTCGCGAGGGAATCGGAAGCAGACGTTTGAGAAACGTCTCAATGCGATGTTCTCGACAGAGCGCATCGATACGCTGGCAGAGGGATGCCCGATGACTGCATCCGCAAGTGAGATTGCGCGGCAAGGGACTGCAGTGGCTGAGAGTTTTACGCGTGTATTCAAAGAGACGATAGCCGAAATCGAAATGCTGATAGAAGGCCCGATGCCCGCTGCTCAAAAGAGACATCTGGCTATCTCTGCTCTGGCGGCTCAAATCGGCGCTGTCGCAGTGGCCCGAGCCATCGCTCGGATTGAGCCTTCGCTCTCGGAAGAGGTGCTTAAGTCTGTGCACAAGACGGTGAAGCCAACGCACGCGATCAAGCGCGCAAAGAATGCCAAAGTGCGCTCTTTTCAGCACGGATCCAGAAGTTAA
- a CDS encoding metallophosphoesterase family protein — protein MQQAYRIAVFSDVHGNLPALEAVLKAIDSSHPDVILCLGDLVDFAPWPNEVIEVIRSRNIGTLMGNHDERIAHGIEVMPLAKMGSKSRVPGYRRSSGAEARLRRLTNLF, from the coding sequence ATGCAACAAGCTTATCGAATAGCTGTCTTCAGCGACGTGCATGGCAACCTACCTGCGCTGGAAGCAGTATTGAAAGCCATTGATTCAAGCCACCCTGATGTCATTCTGTGCCTGGGTGATCTTGTCGATTTTGCGCCATGGCCAAATGAGGTCATCGAAGTTATTCGCTCAAGAAACATCGGTACGCTGATGGGGAATCACGATGAAAGAATTGCTCATGGCATCGAAGTAATGCCGCTCGCAAAGATGGGCTCGAAGAGCAGAGTGCCAGGGTACAGGCGATCGAGTGGAGCCGAAGCGCGGTTACGGCGGCTAACAAATCTTTTCTAG
- a CDS encoding metallophosphoesterase family protein produces MPASIRLSFGPVEHPLSLQFVHASTRSLDEYIYEDHPEEDARSMFQATGADVLVMGHTHIPYTRTLAGGAGLLVNVGSVGRSKELSREAAFAILTVRNAGVEAEIFRVSYDRERTIKAIRESSIPDFYADFLTGAT; encoded by the coding sequence TTGCCTGCGAGCATAAGGTTATCGTTCGGTCCTGTCGAGCATCCACTGAGTCTTCAGTTCGTTCACGCAAGCACTCGAAGCCTGGATGAATACATCTACGAAGACCATCCCGAGGAAGATGCACGAAGCATGTTTCAGGCAACGGGCGCTGATGTACTCGTGATGGGGCATACGCATATCCCGTATACACGAACTCTTGCAGGAGGCGCGGGATTGCTGGTGAATGTTGGGTCTGTTGGCCGGTCCAAAGAGTTATCGAGGGAAGCGGCGTTTGCAATCCTGACTGTTCGCAATGCTGGAGTAGAGGCAGAAATCTTTCGTGTTTCTTATGACCGGGAACGCACAATCAAGGCGATCCGCGAAAGCTCTATTCCTGACTTCTATGCCGATTTTTTAACAGGCGCTACATGA
- a CDS encoding dipeptidase — MKNICSSLSSGLSRREFLTTAAGAGGAMLLGPAWLSAAADEADLRAAQILSILSRTIGIDMHNHVYPAGTEPHREQDQPRPQEEQQQGLNLSLAEELKRSGFTAVCASYVMDFVPKGKPGDAREKFLQWLAAIDAQLEKGHIHRALNLKDLQYAHDHQRPTIIQTVEGAQFLEGHLERVEEVYKRGLRHLQLLHERDDLVSPLGDVNTVPAHLGGLTAFGAQVIKECNRLGIVVDLAHASYETILGALKVSTQPVIVSHTSLVSRKTSDPNMADRMKPLLISKEHAKAVTEAGGVIGVWTHLADSLADFVESIKAMVDAVGIDHVGIGTDTDLLSSRVGQGSNRAYPNLTGGFFSAVVGEMLRQGFTPDDIGKVGGGNFCRVFDKVTAGHALSA; from the coding sequence ATGAAGAACATTTGTTCCAGTCTCTCTTCCGGTCTTTCCCGGCGAGAGTTTCTGACGACCGCGGCAGGTGCTGGTGGAGCGATGCTGCTTGGGCCGGCATGGTTGAGTGCGGCTGCTGATGAGGCGGACCTGCGAGCTGCGCAGATCCTGTCTATCCTGTCCAGGACCATCGGCATCGACATGCATAACCACGTCTATCCCGCGGGAACGGAACCGCATCGGGAGCAGGATCAGCCGCGACCGCAGGAGGAGCAACAGCAGGGGCTCAATCTTTCTCTGGCAGAAGAGTTGAAGCGGTCAGGATTTACCGCCGTCTGCGCCAGCTATGTGATGGATTTTGTGCCAAAGGGCAAGCCTGGCGATGCGCGAGAGAAGTTCCTCCAGTGGCTTGCGGCGATCGATGCGCAGTTGGAAAAGGGACACATTCACCGCGCATTGAATCTGAAGGACCTGCAATACGCCCACGACCATCAGCGACCAACGATCATTCAAACAGTTGAAGGAGCGCAGTTTCTCGAGGGGCACCTGGAGCGAGTGGAGGAAGTGTATAAACGTGGTCTGCGGCACCTTCAACTGCTGCATGAGCGAGACGACCTGGTGTCGCCATTGGGCGATGTAAACACGGTCCCCGCGCACCTTGGTGGCTTGACAGCGTTTGGTGCGCAGGTCATAAAAGAGTGCAACCGATTGGGGATCGTGGTGGACCTTGCTCACGCGAGTTACGAGACGATACTTGGCGCCTTGAAGGTATCTACGCAGCCGGTTATTGTCTCCCACACGAGTCTCGTCAGTAGAAAAACCTCGGATCCAAATATGGCGGATAGGATGAAGCCGCTGTTGATAAGTAAAGAGCATGCGAAGGCTGTGACTGAAGCCGGAGGTGTAATCGGCGTGTGGACGCACTTGGCCGACTCGCTGGCCGATTTCGTGGAAAGCATCAAGGCGATGGTGGACGCGGTGGGCATCGACCACGTCGGTATTGGCACCGACACAGATCTGCTCTCCTCCCGCGTCGGCCAGGGCAGCAACAGGGCCTATCCGAACCTGACGGGAGGTTTTTTCAGCGCTGTTGTCGGGGAGATGCTGCGCCAGGGTTTCACGCCTGATGATATAGGTAAAGTTGGGGGCGGAAACTTCTGCCGCGTCTTTGACAAGGTTACGGCTGGCCACGCCTTGAGCGCGTAG
- a CDS encoding beta strand repeat-containing protein, whose product MTYLFRFSFCLPSFSITRSTVANRIGQARKTLATLGIVALLCGFCASAQAKTATSTTLAITTANGAATTVSSGTVFTLTATVNAAGAALTQGQVNFCNGSAASCTDINLLGTAQVTKAGTAILKLRAGIGAYSYKAEFLGTNSYSSSASAASALKVTGTPGPTATTTMVAETGSWGNYSLTATVTEAGRTIAPTGTVSFLDTSNGNSVLATQTLGAAVTGIGWPNPNSINGIYDSTFELAADLNGDGLPDLVMNANPAQVYLANANGGYTEAPVPPIAGLETGPIVIADFNGDGIPDLGVAMYTSDSISILLGKGDGTFLAPVVVNVSPSVGVEVSQIVAADFNGDGIADLLVTDNDDSTIAILLSNGDGTFTPAAAASISGLPSGVVAGDFNADGKTDLAIADYYSNTITIQLGNGDGTFTTAGTINSGTYGTQIAGADFNLDGKLDLVMATGGANGIPESVTVFTGNGDGSFNSSASGTSTDSTNVTWIQVADFNRDGIPDVVLADGNGNATVLLNTGKGSFGGSYPVVTGMGSPYTVTVGVGDLNGDGYSDIMVGGNYGGPFMLYLTEPTETATVSADVTLPAGLHQTDASYAGDSNFTTSTSGTLPLWGMPPATTTSLTLTSGGAVTSSVAPGTVVTLTASVNAGVTPVAAGQVNFCQASGSCTDIRLLGTASLSANGTATLKFVPVPGVNNYKAVFVQNGYGAVSSSAAVTLTVGPAPSPVYSDSTSTTLNGFSGDYSLLATVIGYGGPALPTGKVSFIDTNFGNTTLATATLGPATSSVGFKVVQTPAASKYLVSEVAGDFNGDGILDLAFLGNSSIYDDEDFSINILLGKGDGTFTVGPTSQVPASTFVVYMMAGDFNSDGKTDILLLTSFDLPSPASSTIIPLLGKGDGTFTASTASAVVLPQQNGGDVIEPSIAVADFNGDGKLDLGIVGNYIYGGVSILLGNGDGMFTATATNPEVNRGLGMIAVGDFNGDNIPDLIVSDYFDPSATTVLFGKGDGTFTVAEAPISTDSFAKSAVVSDLNGDGILDLAAGSDGGVSVYLGNGDGTFNQAAGSPLLGAGSQLHIGDFNHDGKLDLAGVASIDPTVTFFLGAGDGTFTVTQGNADSSSPPSFYLTGLVSGDFNQDGFADLSVTVDSENTASIFLTEQSAMATATVNGVAPVGAGTHNVDARYSGDSNYPASVSSTVALITGLDPLTFSPAVGSYSSAQEITITESVPGATIYYSAYGVVNAGLTQYTGPIPLNKNGSETIQAYATKAGYQPSDTAQVTYTLNLQGSNITPTVKVTPSASTITTAQALTVAVSVSAFAPSGNTTPAGSVVLTSGTYSSAATILNAGAATISIPANTLPAGTDTLVATYTPNSTDANIYNGASQSSTVVVTVPIGASKAAVTVTPSATTIINTQVVTIAVSVAGPSGQPEPTGTVSLAVANYTANKALASGTATFTISANTLSAGNNNVTVSYSGDAIYAAASGTASIAVQQMAVSATQPASVAPGGSTSSTINFSASSTYTGTLNLACALTASPSGARSLPTCSINPASVTLASGGKATATLSVTTTAASAIALLHSAGTLRWLGGGGAALAAIFVWGIPARRRRWMSMLAVLLLLSAAGVIGCGGGGQTTPATTAGTYTFTVTGTDSVNSQITASINMTVAVQ is encoded by the coding sequence GTGACATACCTATTCAGGTTCTCGTTTTGTCTTCCTTCGTTCTCGATTACTCGTTCAACTGTAGCTAACAGGATTGGCCAAGCACGAAAAACACTGGCCACCCTCGGCATTGTGGCTCTGCTCTGCGGCTTTTGCGCGTCTGCCCAGGCGAAGACCGCAACCTCCACTACCCTTGCGATAACCACGGCAAACGGAGCGGCGACGACTGTCTCAAGTGGAACCGTCTTTACGCTGACTGCGACCGTTAACGCGGCGGGAGCTGCACTGACGCAGGGACAGGTGAATTTTTGTAATGGATCGGCGGCCTCCTGCACAGACATCAATCTGCTCGGGACGGCCCAGGTTACGAAGGCAGGAACGGCAATCCTGAAATTGCGAGCGGGCATCGGGGCCTACAGTTATAAGGCAGAGTTTCTCGGGACGAACTCGTATTCCAGCAGCGCATCAGCCGCATCGGCGCTCAAGGTGACAGGTACGCCCGGACCGACCGCGACTACGACTATGGTTGCCGAGACTGGGTCATGGGGCAATTACTCGCTCACGGCAACTGTTACGGAAGCAGGACGAACAATCGCGCCCACTGGGACTGTTTCGTTTCTGGATACAAGCAATGGGAACTCGGTTTTGGCAACTCAGACATTGGGAGCAGCAGTCACCGGAATCGGCTGGCCGAACCCAAATTCAATCAATGGAATCTATGACAGCACCTTTGAACTCGCGGCCGATCTCAATGGAGATGGCCTTCCGGACCTGGTAATGAACGCAAACCCAGCTCAGGTCTATCTGGCCAATGCGAATGGGGGATACACGGAAGCTCCAGTGCCTCCGATAGCGGGGCTAGAGACAGGCCCGATAGTCATCGCCGATTTTAATGGGGACGGTATTCCAGACCTGGGCGTGGCCATGTATACCTCAGATTCAATTTCGATTTTGCTCGGGAAGGGAGATGGAACCTTTCTCGCGCCCGTGGTGGTGAACGTGTCACCCTCCGTCGGCGTGGAGGTCTCGCAAATTGTGGCTGCGGACTTCAACGGAGATGGCATCGCGGATTTGCTGGTAACCGACAATGACGATTCTACAATCGCCATCCTTTTGAGTAATGGGGACGGCACGTTTACGCCTGCTGCTGCTGCTTCGATCTCCGGGCTTCCTTCGGGCGTTGTAGCAGGAGATTTTAATGCGGATGGCAAAACGGATCTGGCAATCGCTGATTACTATAGCAACACAATCACCATTCAGCTTGGTAATGGAGACGGCACATTTACGACTGCCGGCACGATAAATTCAGGAACGTACGGTACTCAGATTGCTGGGGCCGACTTCAATTTGGATGGCAAACTTGATCTGGTCATGGCGACGGGTGGTGCGAATGGCATCCCTGAGTCGGTCACCGTGTTCACCGGCAACGGGGACGGGTCTTTCAATTCATCAGCTTCTGGCACGAGTACGGATTCAACCAACGTCACGTGGATTCAGGTTGCGGATTTCAACCGGGATGGAATTCCCGATGTAGTCCTGGCTGATGGAAATGGCAACGCGACTGTTCTCTTAAACACAGGCAAGGGATCATTCGGCGGAAGCTATCCAGTCGTCACAGGTATGGGCTCTCCCTATACTGTGACGGTTGGCGTCGGAGACCTCAACGGAGATGGATATTCCGACATCATGGTTGGTGGAAATTACGGCGGCCCGTTCATGCTGTATTTGACAGAACCGACGGAGACAGCGACCGTGTCGGCTGACGTAACACTGCCCGCCGGCCTACACCAGACGGATGCTTCTTATGCTGGGGACAGCAACTTTACTACAAGCACCTCTGGGACTCTCCCTTTGTGGGGTATGCCGCCTGCGACGACGACCAGCCTGACCCTGACGTCAGGTGGCGCAGTTACTTCTTCTGTCGCACCTGGAACAGTAGTGACGCTTACAGCGAGCGTAAATGCCGGTGTCACCCCAGTTGCTGCAGGCCAGGTAAATTTCTGCCAGGCGTCTGGATCATGCACGGATATCCGTCTGCTTGGTACAGCATCCCTGTCCGCCAACGGGACAGCGACGCTGAAGTTTGTTCCGGTGCCGGGCGTGAACAACTACAAGGCCGTCTTCGTTCAGAACGGTTATGGAGCTGTCAGCTCGTCCGCAGCCGTGACTCTGACTGTCGGACCTGCTCCCAGCCCGGTTTACTCGGACTCGACGAGCACTACATTGAATGGGTTTTCCGGGGACTATTCTTTGCTGGCCACAGTGATCGGTTATGGCGGTCCCGCGCTGCCTACTGGAAAAGTTTCGTTCATCGATACCAACTTTGGAAATACCACGCTGGCGACGGCTACTCTTGGGCCGGCAACCAGTAGTGTGGGTTTCAAGGTTGTGCAGACGCCTGCCGCAAGCAAATACCTGGTTTCTGAGGTAGCAGGGGACTTCAACGGAGACGGCATACTGGATCTGGCATTCCTTGGTAACAGCAGCATCTATGACGACGAGGATTTCTCGATCAACATTCTTTTGGGAAAAGGGGATGGAACGTTCACCGTTGGCCCGACGTCCCAGGTGCCGGCATCCACATTTGTGGTGTACATGATGGCCGGGGATTTTAATAGCGATGGTAAGACAGACATTCTCTTGCTGACCAGTTTTGATTTGCCCTCCCCCGCAAGTTCCACGATCATTCCACTTCTGGGTAAGGGGGATGGAACATTTACGGCATCGACTGCGAGTGCCGTCGTCCTTCCTCAGCAAAACGGAGGTGATGTGATTGAGCCCTCCATAGCCGTCGCTGATTTTAATGGGGACGGTAAGCTCGATTTGGGCATCGTCGGCAACTATATTTACGGCGGGGTTTCCATCCTTTTAGGAAACGGGGATGGTATGTTTACTGCCACTGCGACAAATCCTGAAGTGAATCGAGGGCTAGGCATGATAGCCGTCGGAGACTTCAATGGCGATAACATCCCTGATCTCATAGTGTCGGATTACTTCGATCCTTCCGCGACCACTGTACTTTTTGGTAAAGGGGACGGAACATTTACCGTCGCAGAAGCGCCCATTTCGACCGACTCTTTTGCAAAATCCGCCGTGGTGAGCGATCTCAACGGAGACGGCATACTCGACTTGGCAGCCGGATCAGATGGGGGCGTGTCCGTGTACCTTGGGAATGGCGACGGAACATTCAACCAGGCAGCGGGCAGCCCATTGTTGGGAGCAGGCTCGCAGCTTCACATCGGGGACTTTAATCATGATGGCAAGCTCGATCTGGCAGGGGTGGCCAGCATTGACCCTACCGTCACATTTTTTCTTGGTGCAGGAGATGGTACATTTACCGTCACTCAGGGCAACGCAGATTCATCAAGCCCTCCATCCTTCTATCTGACTGGCCTCGTAAGCGGGGACTTCAATCAGGATGGCTTCGCAGATTTATCGGTGACGGTTGATAGCGAAAACACTGCGTCCATCTTTTTGACAGAACAATCCGCGATGGCAACTGCAACTGTGAATGGTGTGGCGCCCGTGGGTGCAGGGACGCACAATGTGGATGCACGCTATTCGGGCGACAGCAACTATCCTGCCAGCGTATCCAGTACCGTCGCACTCATTACAGGACTTGACCCGCTGACGTTCTCCCCCGCTGTGGGCTCGTATTCTTCCGCACAGGAAATCACAATTACCGAGTCGGTTCCCGGTGCCACGATCTATTACAGTGCATACGGAGTTGTTAACGCTGGCTTGACGCAGTATACCGGCCCCATTCCACTCAATAAGAACGGCAGTGAAACCATTCAGGCTTATGCCACTAAAGCCGGATATCAACCCTCCGATACCGCACAGGTAACCTATACCCTGAACCTTCAGGGTTCAAATATTACGCCCACCGTTAAAGTTACGCCCTCCGCTTCAACCATCACCACCGCACAGGCACTCACTGTAGCCGTAAGCGTGTCTGCGTTCGCTCCCAGCGGCAATACCACTCCCGCCGGATCGGTTGTCCTTACCAGTGGCACCTATAGCTCTGCCGCCACCATACTCAATGCAGGCGCGGCTACCATCTCGATTCCTGCTAACACGCTGCCTGCCGGAACGGACACCCTCGTTGCCACCTATACGCCCAACAGTACCGATGCGAATATCTACAACGGTGCATCGCAATCGTCGACCGTTGTCGTTACTGTGCCCATAGGTGCATCGAAAGCGGCTGTAACAGTCACTCCCTCCGCAACGACGATCATCAACACGCAAGTGGTTACCATTGCTGTTTCCGTTGCGGGTCCGAGTGGCCAACCTGAGCCGACCGGTACCGTTTCCCTCGCGGTTGCCAATTACACAGCCAATAAAGCCCTGGCCAGTGGAACCGCCACCTTCACCATTTCCGCGAATACGCTCAGCGCAGGAAATAACAACGTCACGGTTTCGTATTCCGGTGACGCGATCTACGCTGCCGCTTCCGGTACGGCCAGCATCGCCGTTCAACAGATGGCGGTCTCGGCGACGCAGCCAGCATCTGTCGCGCCGGGGGGATCTACCTCTTCCACCATCAATTTCAGTGCCAGCAGCACATATACGGGAACCTTGAACCTTGCTTGTGCTCTCACCGCTTCGCCGTCGGGAGCTCGAAGTCTGCCTACCTGCAGCATTAATCCTGCGAGCGTGACTTTGGCTTCCGGCGGCAAAGCCACCGCTACACTCTCCGTGACAACGACGGCTGCAAGTGCGATTGCCCTTTTACACTCAGCCGGAACGCTACGCTGGCTTGGTGGTGGAGGGGCTGCACTCGCCGCGATCTTTGTATGGGGCATCCCAGCACGGCGGCGCAGGTGGATGTCCATGCTTGCCGTGCTGTTGCTCCTGTCTGCTGCTGGAGTCATTGGTTGCGGCGGAGGCGGGCAAACAACGCCAGCCACAACGGCAGGCACTTACACTTTCACCGTAACTGGAACCGATTCGGTGAATTCGCAGATTACAGCCTCAATCAACATGACGGTCGCGGTGCAATAA
- a CDS encoding alpha/beta fold hydrolase: MNVQDDELRRFEVDGAAPLPVAKEQGYVEQDGARIWYASYGSGAPVILLHGGLGHSGNWGYQVTALIENGYRAILIDSRGHGRSTRDARPFSYELMASDMLAVMDALHLERAVLVGWSDGACTALVLADKAPSRVAGVFFFACNMDPSGVKPFEATPTLDRCFARHTKDYAELSATPERFKDFVADLTLMQRTQPDFSAHDLAKISVPVAIVQSEFDEFIERGHAEYLARNIPNAEFVFLSGVSHFAPLQRPEQFNIEMVAFVRKLRTSADGGAFSSRHLQQAAVSGL, from the coding sequence ATGAATGTACAGGATGACGAGCTTAGAAGATTTGAGGTTGATGGCGCTGCTCCGTTGCCTGTTGCAAAGGAGCAGGGGTATGTCGAACAGGATGGAGCCAGGATCTGGTATGCGTCTTACGGCTCCGGCGCTCCTGTGATTCTGCTGCATGGTGGTCTCGGCCACAGTGGCAATTGGGGTTATCAGGTTACAGCGCTGATTGAGAATGGCTATCGTGCCATCCTGATAGATAGCCGCGGGCATGGTCGCAGTACGCGGGATGCGCGGCCGTTTTCGTATGAATTGATGGCATCCGATATGCTGGCTGTGATGGATGCGTTGCATCTTGAACGGGCAGTCCTGGTGGGCTGGAGCGATGGAGCGTGTACCGCGTTAGTTCTTGCGGATAAGGCTCCTTCGCGCGTTGCGGGCGTGTTCTTTTTTGCATGCAACATGGACCCGAGTGGCGTTAAGCCGTTTGAAGCTACTCCGACTTTGGACCGATGCTTCGCGCGACATACGAAGGATTATGCCGAGTTATCAGCAACACCGGAGCGCTTCAAAGACTTCGTCGCGGACCTTACCCTGATGCAGCGGACGCAGCCTGATTTTTCTGCGCATGATCTCGCGAAGATCAGTGTGCCGGTCGCGATCGTACAGAGTGAGTTCGATGAATTTATCGAGCGTGGACATGCGGAGTATCTCGCGCGAAATATTCCAAATGCGGAGTTTGTCTTTCTAAGCGGCGTGAGTCATTTCGCGCCGCTGCAAAGGCCAGAGCAGTTCAATATCGAGATGGTTGCGTTTGTCAGAAAGCTCCGCACAAGTGCGGATGGTGGCGCGTTCTCATCGAGGCATCTTCAGCAAGCTGCTGTTTCCGGCCTCTAA
- a CDS encoding methylated-DNA--[protein]-cysteine S-methyltransferase, whose amino-acid sequence MKLVYKFMNSPVGKLKLVASDKGLVAILWQDDNPRRVRLGELVEDEKHSVLRETERQLEEYFAGKRKTFSLSLDMRGTPFQNNVWEALLAIPFGETRSYGQLAKQLGTPNASRAVGAANGRNPISIIVPCHRVIGATGKLTGFAGGLDTKAHLLELEAGNSSLLKMPR is encoded by the coding sequence ATGAAACTGGTCTATAAATTCATGAACTCTCCCGTAGGAAAGCTAAAACTTGTAGCAAGCGACAAGGGTCTCGTTGCCATTCTCTGGCAGGATGACAACCCGCGCCGAGTGCGGCTCGGGGAACTTGTCGAGGACGAGAAGCATTCCGTTCTTCGCGAAACAGAACGTCAGCTTGAGGAGTACTTCGCAGGAAAACGAAAGACGTTTTCGCTCTCACTCGACATGCGAGGAACTCCATTTCAAAACAACGTCTGGGAAGCTCTTCTGGCCATTCCATTCGGTGAAACGAGAAGCTATGGACAACTGGCAAAGCAGTTGGGAACTCCCAATGCCTCGCGAGCTGTAGGCGCAGCCAATGGCAGAAATCCGATTTCGATCATAGTCCCATGCCATCGCGTAATCGGAGCCACGGGCAAACTAACAGGATTCGCAGGCGGCCTCGACACCAAGGCACATCTACTAGAGTTAGAGGCCGGAAACAGCAGCTTGCTGAAGATGCCTCGATGA